The Kribbella sp. HUAS MG21 genome includes the window GCCGGCGCCGTCGACCAGCTGACCGCGCTCGGCCAGGACGTCACCGACGCCGAGTTCGACAAGCGCCGCTCCGCGGTCACGGCGAACGACCTGGCCACGCTGATCTACACCTCCGGTACGACGGGACGCCCGAAGGGCTGCAAGATCAGCCACGGGAACTTCATCGACGAGCTCGGCCCCGCCGTCAAGATCCTCGACAACCTGTTCGACACCACCGGCGCGAGCACGCTGCTGTTCCTGCCGCTGGCGCACGTGTTCGCCCGGATCATCCAGGTCGGCTGCGTGATGAAGCGGGTCAAGGTCGGGCACAGCGCCGACGTGAAGAACCTGGTCGAGGACCTCGGCTCGTTCCGGCCGACGTTCATCCTGAGCGTGCCGCGGGTGTTCGAGAAGGTGTTCAACTCGGCCAGCCAGAAGGCGCACGCGGACGGCAAGGGAAAGATCTTCGACGCCGCCGCGGAGACCGCGATCGCGTACTCGCAGGCGCAGGACAAGGGCGGCGCGTCGTTCGGGCTCAAGGCCAAGCACCTGCTGTTCGACCGGCTGGTGTTCGGCAAGCTGCGCGCGGTGCTCGGCGGCCAGGTCAAGTACGCCGTGTCGGGCGGCGCCCCGCTCGGCGACCGGCTCGGGCACTTCTTCCGCGGGATCGGCGTACCGGTCCTGGAGGGGTACGGGCTGACCGAGACCACCGCCGCGGTGTCGGTGAACCTGCCCGACGACATCCGCATCGGCACCGTCGGCCGGCCGCTTCCTGGTGTGACGGTCGGCGTCGCGGAGGACGGCGAGCTGCTGTTCAAGGGCGGCCAGGTGATGCAGGGCTACTGGAAGAACGACGAGGCGACGGCTGCCGCGATCGACGCCGACGGGTGGTTCCACACCGGTGACCTCGGCGAGTTCGACGTGGACGGGTTCATCAAGATCACCGGCCGGAAGAAGGAGATCCTGGTGACGGCCGGCGGCAAGAACGTCGCGCCGACACTGCTCGAGGACCAGATCCGGCTGCACCCGCTGGTGAGCCAGTGCATGGTGGTCGGCGACGGCAAGCCGTTCATCGCCGCGCTGATCACGATCGACCCGGAGAACATCGTCCCGTGGGCCACCGACCGCGGCAAACCGACCGACCCGGCCGAGCTCACCCAGGACCCCGACCTGATCGCCGAGATCCAGAAGGCCGTCGACGACGCGAACACCTCGGTCTCCCACGCCGAGGCGATCAAGAAGTTCTCCCTCCTCCCCGTCGACTGGACCCAGGAAACCGGCGAACTCTCCCTCAAACTCTCCCTCCGCCGCCACATAGTCATGGAAAAACACGGCGACGACGTCGAGGCTCTGTACGCGAAGTAGCAGGAAAAGAAGAGATCTAGAGATGTGGTCGGCTCCGGCAGTGATCCGCGGGTTGCCTGCGCGTCAGAACGCGTAGAACGGAAAACGACAAGAATTAGAGTGGTTGAGTGCCTGGCCGGCTGAGCATGCATGCGCAGCCTTGTATGCCCGCCAATGACCGACATGCCGGTTCTGGCACGCGAACGCGTACGGCGAAGGCGAGGAGTGGCAACTACTGCTGAAGACCACAGATGCCAGGTACGCCGAGCTTGAGGCGAACCTTCGAGAGCGGCATCCGTGGACAACCCGGAGATTGGCGCGGTGGCAATCGTGCGGGGAGCGACGGCGTACTTCGGCTGGCTAGTGGCACATGCCGGTCATCGTCCCCTGCCGACGCGACCTGCGAGCGGTCGGTCAGCCGGACTGCGATCGCTACCGGCTGGCCATCACCAGCCAGTCCCATTCCCGGCCGCGTCGCGATAGCCCGTTGTCGCCACGCGGGCGGTGGCCCGCAACGTCCGGCGGTAGCCGGAAGCAATCGGCGTCAGCCGGAAACGGATGTACCGCGCTAAGCGGGAGCGGACGGAGTGGGCGCGGCGAGGGGCGGTGCGACGAGGGGAGCGGGCGCGTAGCGCGCGTGGGGGTTCTCTTGCTGGTGAGTGGTTGTACGGGTGGGCGGCTGGGCATAGCCTCTGGGCAGGCAGGCGCCGCTGGGGTGCCGGCCGCTACGCCGGTACCCGGGGGGGTTCGGTCACTGGACTGAGGGGTTCGCTGCGCGACGACCTGGGGGGTCTCCTGACGTTCTGTGCTGCCTGCTGCGGTGACGGCGTTCCGTCTCGATGGAGGCCCGTGCATGAGGTCACCGAATCACCGAAGGAGTACCAAGCGCACTGTCACGGCCGGGGTGTCCGCCGGTCTGCTGGTCGCAGCGCTGCTGCCCGCGATGACCGCGGCGGCCGCCGACCCGTCCCCCACCGCGCCGAACGGCCGGCCCTGGACCGCCACGCCGCTGACCGTCGCCAGCACGGTGTACGGCGCGAAGTCGCCCAGCGGGCAGCTCGCGAAGAGCGACCCGGCGCTGCTGAACAGCACGCCCGCCAAGCAGGTCCGCGTGGTCGTCAAGCTCGACTACGACTCACTGGCGGCGTACCGCGGCGGGATCAAGGGCCTGCCCGGCACCAGCCCGTCGGTCACCGGCAGGCGCCTCGACGTCCGCAGCGCGAACGCGACGAAGTACCTGAAGCACGTGACCACGCTGGAGAACGCGTTCCTCGGCGCGATGCGGTCGAAGGTGCCGAGCGCGCGAGCAGGCCAGCGGCTGCGCACCGTGTACGGCGGTATCGCGCTGAGCGTGCCGGCCAACCAGGCGCGTGAGCTGCTCAAGCTGCCGGGTGTGGCCGCAGTACAGCAGGACAACCCACAGCAGCTGCTGACCGATTCCAGCGGCAACTTCATCGGCGCCCCGGCGATCTACAACCAGCTCGGCGGCTCGGCGAACTCGGGCAAGGGCGTCGTCGTCGGCATCCTGGACAGCGGCGCCTGGCCGGAGCATCCGTCGTTCGCGGACCCGGGCAACCTGCCGGCCCCGCCGGCGAAGGCCGACGGTACGCCGCGCACCTGCGACTTCGGCGACAACCCGTTGACGCCGGCCACGGACGTCTTCGCGTGTACGAACAAGCTGATCGGCGGCGCGCCGTTCCTGGAGACGTACAACGCGGTGATCGGCGGCGACGTGTACCCGGACAGCGCGCGGGACTCCAACGGCCACGGCACGCACACCGCGTCGACGTCGGCCGGTGTGGCGGTCGCGAACGCGAACCCGCTGGGCATCGCGCGCGGCGCCATCGCGGGCATCGCGCCGGCGGCCGCGGTCTCGGTCTACAAGGTCTGCGGCGCCGAGGGGTGTTTCCCGTCCGACTCCGCGCAGGCCGTCGCGCAGGCGATCCTCGACGGCGTCCGGGTGATCAACTTCTCGATCTCCGGCGGCAGTGACCCGTACAGCGACCCGGTCGAGCTCGCGTTCCTGGACGCGTACGCCGCGGGCGTGTTCGTCGCCGCGTCGGCAGGCAACTCCGGTCCGGGCGCGAACACCACCGACCACCGCGGCCCCTGGGTCACGACCGTCGCGGCATCCACGCAGAGCCGGACCTTCCGCTCGACCGTGAACCTGTCCGGCGGCGGCGCGAACGCCACCGTCTCCGGCGCGTCCGTCACGGCAGGCATCGGTACGCCGGCACCGGTCGTGCTCGCGTCCGCTCCGCCGTACAGCAATGCGCTCTGCACCACACCGGCGCCGGCTGGGCTCTTCACCGGCAGGATCGTCGCGTGTGAGCGGGGCCCGAACCGCGTCCTCAAGGGCTTCAACGTCCTGCAGGGCGGCGCGGCCGGGATGCTGCTGTACAACTCCACACCGCTCGACGTCATGACCGACAACCACTGGCTGCCGACCGTGCACCTCGACGATCCCGAGGGCGACGCGCTGCTGGCGTTCCTCGCGGCGCACCCGGGCACCACGGCGTCGTTCACGCAGGGAACCAAGAGCACCTGGCAGGGCGACGTGATGACGACCTTCTCGTCACGCGGCCCCGGCGGCGACTTCCTGAAGCCGGACGTCACCGCGCCCGGCCTGCACATCATGGCCGGCCACACGCCGACACCCGAGTCCCCGGCCGAAGGACCGTCCGGGAACCTGTACCAGGTGATCGCCGGTACGTCGATGTCGTCGCCGCACGTCGCCGGTTCGGCGGCACTGGTGCTCGCGCTGCACCCGTCGTGGACGCCCGGCCAGGTCAAGTCGGCGCTCGAGACGACCGCGAAGACCTCGGTGACGAAGCAGGACCGCGTCACCCCGGCCGACCCGTTCGACTACGGCGGCGGGCGGATCGACCTCACCAAGGCCGGCGATCCCGGTCTGACCCTGGACGAGACCGCGGCGAACTACGCGCTCTCGGCCACCGACCCGCTGAACCGGATCGACCTCAACCTGCCGTCGGTGAACGCACCGACCATGCCGGGTCTGATCACCGCCGAGCGGACGGTCACCAACGTCTCCAACCAGACGCTCACCTTCACCGCGAGCGGTACGACGGTCAGCGGCGCGAACATCAGCATCCTGCCGCCCACGTTCCAGGTGAAGCCGGGCAAGTCGCAGAAGCTGACGATCACGATCACCGCGCCCGACGT containing:
- a CDS encoding S8 family serine peptidase, which encodes MRSPNHRRSTKRTVTAGVSAGLLVAALLPAMTAAAADPSPTAPNGRPWTATPLTVASTVYGAKSPSGQLAKSDPALLNSTPAKQVRVVVKLDYDSLAAYRGGIKGLPGTSPSVTGRRLDVRSANATKYLKHVTTLENAFLGAMRSKVPSARAGQRLRTVYGGIALSVPANQARELLKLPGVAAVQQDNPQQLLTDSSGNFIGAPAIYNQLGGSANSGKGVVVGILDSGAWPEHPSFADPGNLPAPPAKADGTPRTCDFGDNPLTPATDVFACTNKLIGGAPFLETYNAVIGGDVYPDSARDSNGHGTHTASTSAGVAVANANPLGIARGAIAGIAPAAAVSVYKVCGAEGCFPSDSAQAVAQAILDGVRVINFSISGGSDPYSDPVELAFLDAYAAGVFVAASAGNSGPGANTTDHRGPWVTTVAASTQSRTFRSTVNLSGGGANATVSGASVTAGIGTPAPVVLASAPPYSNALCTTPAPAGLFTGRIVACERGPNRVLKGFNVLQGGAAGMLLYNSTPLDVMTDNHWLPTVHLDDPEGDALLAFLAAHPGTTASFTQGTKSTWQGDVMTTFSSRGPGGDFLKPDVTAPGLHIMAGHTPTPESPAEGPSGNLYQVIAGTSMSSPHVAGSAALVLALHPSWTPGQVKSALETTAKTSVTKQDRVTPADPFDYGGGRIDLTKAGDPGLTLDETAANYALSATDPLNRIDLNLPSVNAPTMPGLITAERTVTNVSNQTLTFTASGTTVSGANISILPPTFQVKPGKSQKLTITITAPDVPDGQYFGQVNLKQIGGSRQLHLPVAFFRQEGIVPVDQTCTPSTIARNTGESTCTVTVQNNSLQTTDVTAVSTLSSQLRLNSVTGATRIGTQIATKTATLAGRQPDSPGIAPGELFGYIPLDSFGVTPIPVGDEEAVNFNVPPFRYAGQTYNRIGVTSDGYSVVGGTTSNDDVQFLPQTLPDPARPNNVLASYWTDLDGTGAPGIFATTLTDGTNTWIVLESRLHLFGTTSLKVFQQWIGVNGTEDITYAYDPGNLPGDPGSAFGLTVGAENFEGTAGDQISGAPVTDYRITSTPGAPGGSMTYSMNIRGVQKGTGTVTTGTSTPLVKGITIEVDKIVVN
- a CDS encoding long-chain fatty acid--CoA ligase, with the translated sequence MREYTVPAVTEPATGSLSDPVWANASSHPDTAVFSRRTGAGWSDVTAAEFAQQVTAVAKGLIAAGVQHGDRVALLSPTRYEWTLVDYAIWSIGAVTVPIYETSSPSQVQWILTDSDAVVAVVENATHAAVVESARAEAPALQEVWQLEAGAVDQLTALGQDVTDAEFDKRRSAVTANDLATLIYTSGTTGRPKGCKISHGNFIDELGPAVKILDNLFDTTGASTLLFLPLAHVFARIIQVGCVMKRVKVGHSADVKNLVEDLGSFRPTFILSVPRVFEKVFNSASQKAHADGKGKIFDAAAETAIAYSQAQDKGGASFGLKAKHLLFDRLVFGKLRAVLGGQVKYAVSGGAPLGDRLGHFFRGIGVPVLEGYGLTETTAAVSVNLPDDIRIGTVGRPLPGVTVGVAEDGELLFKGGQVMQGYWKNDEATAAAIDADGWFHTGDLGEFDVDGFIKITGRKKEILVTAGGKNVAPTLLEDQIRLHPLVSQCMVVGDGKPFIAALITIDPENIVPWATDRGKPTDPAELTQDPDLIAEIQKAVDDANTSVSHAEAIKKFSLLPVDWTQETGELSLKLSLRRHIVMEKHGDDVEALYAK